A window from Candidatus Zixiibacteriota bacterium encodes these proteins:
- a CDS encoding segregation/condensation protein A: MNNGQNENYAVNLEVFHGPLDLLLYLIKKDEIDIYDIPIARVTEQYMQYLELMKTLNLELAGEYILMASTLIRIKARLLLPRDDEDGEEPDPREELVAALLEYKKYKEAGEILREKRLMEERVYVPPPVGGGNGKKEKVVLLESTTLFDLLTAFKAVLERVKEERLYEINPELISIEDRIDRILDLMAEKESMLFQDLFSDIPRKLIAILTFMALLELMKLRRVTVRQSLPFSEIRVYRGDLFNDPHPALEFVTNMKN, from the coding sequence ATGAATAACGGACAGAATGAAAATTACGCGGTCAACCTGGAAGTATTCCACGGCCCGCTGGATCTGCTGTTGTACCTGATCAAAAAAGATGAAATCGACATTTACGATATTCCTATCGCCCGGGTCACCGAGCAATACATGCAGTACCTGGAACTGATGAAAACGCTGAACCTGGAACTGGCCGGGGAATATATCCTGATGGCCTCGACCCTGATCCGGATCAAAGCCCGGTTGCTTTTGCCTCGTGATGACGAAGACGGCGAGGAACCCGATCCCCGCGAGGAACTGGTCGCGGCTCTTCTGGAATACAAGAAATACAAAGAAGCCGGCGAAATCCTGCGGGAAAAACGACTGATGGAGGAGAGGGTCTATGTTCCCCCTCCGGTGGGCGGGGGCAACGGGAAAAAAGAAAAAGTGGTGTTGCTGGAATCGACTACCCTGTTCGACCTGCTGACGGCGTTCAAGGCGGTTCTGGAACGGGTCAAGGAAGAACGGCTGTACGAAATCAATCCCGAACTGATCAGTATCGAGGACCGGATCGACCGGATCCTGGATTTGATGGCCGAAAAAGAGTCGATGCTTTTTCAGGATTTATTTTCGGATATACCGAGAAAATTGATCGCTATTCTTACCTTCATGGCCCTGCTGGAATTAATGAAATTAAGGCGGGTGACGGTCAGGCAGTCATTGCCGTTTTCTGAAATCAGGGTTTATCGGGGAGATCTCTTCAACGATCCGCACCCGGCCCTGGAATTCGTAACCAATATGAAAAATTAG
- the trpS gene encoding tryptophan--tRNA ligase, with protein MSIKETILSGMQPTGKLHLGNLEGSLKNWVRLQNDYEMYCCIVDWHTLTADFEHTAEFKDRIFEVAVDYMAGGLDPEKCAIFIQSEVKEHAELHLLFSMLITVPTLTRLPTYMEKKEEKGMDSYGFLGYPVLQAADICVYNAHKVPVGKDQEKHIWLAADLAKRFNNIYGPTLNEPQVLLTEIPVILGSDGRKMSKSYNNHITIAETPEETADKLKKFFTDPEKLRKGDPGRPEICPVYLLHRIYTPEAEREIAPPCRSGELGCVDCKKRLAANLNESLAPIRERRAVIMQNKDYVWDVLKSGAVRARTRAAEVMAKIRHAMRMEYY; from the coding sequence TTGAGTATTAAAGAAACGATCTTGTCGGGCATGCAGCCAACCGGAAAACTGCATCTGGGGAATCTTGAGGGAAGCCTGAAAAACTGGGTGCGTCTCCAGAACGATTATGAGATGTATTGCTGTATTGTGGACTGGCACACCCTGACCGCCGATTTCGAGCACACCGCGGAATTTAAAGATCGGATTTTCGAGGTTGCCGTCGATTATATGGCCGGCGGCCTGGATCCGGAGAAATGCGCCATCTTCATCCAGTCCGAGGTCAAGGAGCATGCCGAATTGCACCTGCTTTTCTCCATGCTGATTACCGTGCCGACTCTTACCCGTCTGCCCACCTACATGGAGAAGAAAGAAGAGAAGGGCATGGACAGCTATGGTTTTCTTGGTTATCCGGTATTGCAGGCGGCCGATATCTGCGTTTACAACGCCCACAAAGTGCCGGTCGGCAAAGACCAGGAGAAACATATCTGGCTGGCCGCCGATCTGGCCAAACGGTTCAACAACATTTACGGCCCGACCTTAAACGAGCCGCAGGTGCTTTTAACCGAGATTCCGGTTATACTGGGCAGCGATGGGCGCAAAATGTCGAAATCGTACAATAACCATATCACTATCGCTGAGACACCCGAGGAAACGGCCGATAAGCTGAAGAAATTTTTCACCGACCCGGAAAAACTTCGCAAAGGTGATCCAGGGCGTCCGGAAATATGCCCGGTCTATCTGCTCCATCGTATCTATACTCCTGAGGCCGAGCGGGAAATCGCCCCGCCCTGCCGGAGCGGTGAATTGGGCTGTGTGGATTGCAAGAAACGGCTGGCCGCCAATTTGAACGAGTCGCTGGCTCCCATCCGCGAACGACGGGCGGTCATCATGCAGAATAAAGATTATGTCTGGGATGTTTTGAAAAGCGGCGCAGTCCGGGCCCGAACGAGAGCGGCCGAGGTCATGGCCAAGATCCGCCACGCCATGAGAATGGAATACTATTGA
- a CDS encoding rRNA pseudouridine synthase: MIRINKFLSVCGITSRRGAEKLIDEGRVTVNDEKVDKQGAVIDEKKDIVKVDGNIIRPAGEKYYILLNKPKNVLTSLSDPFQRRTVAYFTKKVPSRVYPVGRLDFDTQGALLLTNDGDLAYRLAHPSYEINRIYRAVVMGAFTEADCRRVEQGIELEDGHIGRARVKILRASLKTSLVELTLHEGHKREVKQLLKGVGHQVRDLARTEFAGLTVTNLKAGRWRHLNKKEVRMLKAMVGLAGETRET; this comes from the coding sequence TTGATCAGGATAAATAAGTTTTTATCGGTTTGCGGAATAACCTCGCGAAGAGGCGCGGAAAAACTTATTGATGAAGGCCGGGTCACGGTCAACGATGAAAAAGTCGACAAACAGGGGGCAGTCATAGATGAAAAGAAGGATATTGTCAAAGTCGACGGCAACATTATCCGTCCAGCCGGTGAAAAGTATTATATTCTTCTCAATAAACCCAAAAATGTTCTGACCTCTCTTTCCGATCCTTTCCAGCGCCGGACGGTAGCCTATTTCACCAAAAAAGTCCCATCCCGTGTCTACCCGGTGGGACGGCTTGATTTTGATACCCAGGGCGCTTTATTATTGACCAATGACGGCGATCTGGCCTACCGCCTGGCTCACCCCAGTTATGAAATAAACAGAATTTACCGGGCGGTGGTGATGGGTGCTTTCACCGAAGCCGACTGTCGGCGGGTGGAACAGGGAATCGAGCTTGAGGATGGGCATATCGGCCGGGCCCGGGTAAAAATCTTGCGGGCCTCACTTAAAACTTCGTTGGTCGAGCTGACCCTTCATGAAGGACACAAGCGCGAAGTAAAGCAACTTCTCAAAGGCGTGGGCCACCAGGTCCGGGACCTTGCCCGAACCGAATTCGCCGGGTTGACGGTAACCAACTTGAAAGCGGGACGATGGCGCCACCTCAATAAAAAAGAGGTGCGGATGCTCAAGGCTATGGTCGGTCTTGCCGGAGAAACGAGAGAAACATGA
- the scpB gene encoding SMC-Scp complex subunit ScpB, with product MLEMDIKLPLVESLILASPEPLPARKIADIVEDISSSDIEEIIDLLNRRYHENNMSFRIRRIAGGYQIYIVESFARHVEELLTRRRSIRMTRAALETLAIIAYRQPVTKMDIEMIRGVASDSVIHTLLERKLVTMAGRSEAVGRPLLYKTTDEFLKFFNLNAIDDLPKMQEIEELLASRDSDYQPSLPLDEPAAESDDEIPYQKTDDDNDDGIEDMTSEDETAEPEISLRDEFEEDDDLLETAKIKIVSPVAEAGEDDVMEDDLEEMESIENSGQ from the coding sequence ATGCTTGAAATGGATATCAAATTGCCACTGGTCGAATCACTCATTTTGGCCTCACCGGAGCCGCTCCCGGCCCGGAAGATAGCCGATATTGTCGAAGATATCTCCAGCAGCGATATCGAGGAAATAATCGATCTGCTAAACCGGCGTTACCATGAAAATAATATGTCATTTCGGATTCGCCGGATTGCCGGCGGTTACCAGATATATATTGTCGAGAGTTTTGCCCGGCACGTTGAGGAACTTCTCACCCGGCGCCGGAGTATTCGTATGACCCGCGCCGCCCTGGAAACCCTGGCCATTATAGCCTATCGCCAGCCGGTCACCAAGATGGATATCGAAATGATCCGCGGCGTGGCCTCCGATTCGGTCATCCATACCCTTCTCGAACGGAAGCTGGTCACGATGGCCGGACGGTCCGAGGCGGTCGGCCGCCCCCTGCTTTATAAAACGACCGATGAATTTTTGAAATTCTTCAACCTCAACGCCATCGATGATTTACCCAAGATGCAGGAAATCGAGGAACTCCTGGCCTCCCGCGATTCCGATTATCAGCCCAGCCTGCCGCTTGATGAACCGGCCGCGGAATCGGACGATGAGATTCCGTATCAAAAGACTGATGATGACAATGATGACGGTATCGAGGATATGACCAGTGAAGATGAAACTGCCGAACCGGAAATCTCGCTGAGGGACGAATTCGAGGAAGACGATGATTTACTGGAGACCGCCAAAATAAAGATTGTATCCCCGGTAGCCGAGGCCGGCGAGGATGATGTCATGGAAGACGATCTGGAAGAGATGGAGTCGATAGAAAATAGCGGCCAGTGA
- a CDS encoding HNH endonuclease, with protein MSILNQNVLVLNQNYEPLSVCSARRAFLLLYMGKAEMIETYNGVKIRSVLTSYPLPSVVRLERYIKSPRKKILLTRKNIIIRDGSTCCYCGTTRGPMTVDHIIPKNLGGSDSWENLVCACESCNNKKGHRTPSQAGMKLLKKPKRPNHITYIQRFIGVTDDRWKPYLFME; from the coding sequence ATGAGCATTCTTAACCAAAATGTGCTGGTTTTGAATCAAAACTACGAGCCGCTTTCGGTTTGTTCCGCGCGGCGGGCTTTTCTACTTCTTTATATGGGCAAGGCGGAGATGATCGAAACCTATAACGGCGTGAAAATCAGATCGGTTTTAACATCCTATCCCCTGCCCTCGGTCGTCCGGCTGGAACGGTATATCAAATCCCCCCGGAAGAAAATCCTGTTGACCCGGAAAAATATCATTATTCGTGACGGTTCCACCTGCTGCTATTGTGGAACCACTCGCGGGCCGATGACGGTGGATCATATTATCCCGAAGAATCTGGGCGGTTCCGATTCCTGGGAAAATCTGGTCTGCGCCTGCGAATCATGCAATAATAAAAAGGGCCATCGAACCCCGTCCCAGGCCGGAATGAAACTGCTCAAAAAACCGAAACGGCCCAACCATATCACTTATATCCAGCGTTTTATCGGGGTGACCGATGACCGCTGGAAACCCTATCTGTTCATGGAGTGA
- the waaF gene encoding lipopolysaccharide heptosyltransferase II: MKNIVIRIPNHLGDAIMAQPAVTAFVRHCPEDRISLMLPDYTAPIYDFADRVALIGLQGRDLHGFRAIMAQRKLLSGMKYDLGYLLTPSFSSALSFFLAGVRRRCGYITDHRGPLLNGGLRPPGDGVWHRSRQYRHILESNLSLHLKSERPEIKPTDHAIGAAVGLLAAHGIRKGDAFVALAPQAIAPSRRWGSDRYGQLTRSIISEIGVGVVLIGTIHEKAAGDEIARDNPDMVNLCGETDIATATAVLSLARLFVGNDSGLAHLAAAVGLPLVVLSGADRPAETSPLADKKIVIIKDNLECISCVKNNCPLNGKAYMRCMEDITVDEVFQAVRKLWPNE; this comes from the coding sequence ATGAAAAATATCGTTATCAGAATTCCCAATCATCTGGGCGATGCCATCATGGCCCAACCGGCTGTGACCGCCTTTGTCCGGCATTGTCCCGAAGATCGGATCAGCCTGATGCTGCCCGATTATACCGCCCCGATCTATGACTTCGCTGACCGGGTTGCCTTGATCGGTCTGCAGGGGCGCGATCTTCACGGATTCCGGGCGATAATGGCCCAGAGAAAATTGCTTTCGGGTATGAAATACGACCTGGGTTATCTTTTAACCCCGTCCTTTTCCTCGGCCCTGTCCTTTTTTCTCGCGGGAGTAAGGCGCCGATGCGGTTATATTACCGACCATCGCGGACCACTGCTTAACGGCGGCCTGCGGCCGCCGGGAGATGGCGTCTGGCATCGCTCCCGGCAGTACCGGCATATACTGGAATCGAATTTAAGCCTTCATCTTAAATCCGAGCGCCCGGAAATAAAACCGACCGACCATGCCATCGGGGCGGCGGTCGGTCTTTTGGCCGCCCATGGAATCAGGAAGGGGGATGCCTTTGTGGCCCTGGCTCCCCAGGCCATAGCCCCCTCCCGGCGGTGGGGCAGTGATCGCTATGGACAACTGACCCGGAGTATCATTAGCGAGATTGGAGTCGGTGTAGTCCTGATCGGAACCATCCATGAAAAGGCGGCCGGGGATGAAATCGCCCGGGACAACCCCGACATGGTCAATCTCTGCGGCGAAACCGATATCGCCACGGCCACGGCCGTGTTGTCTCTGGCCCGGTTGTTTGTCGGCAATGATTCGGGGCTGGCCCATCTTGCCGCCGCGGTCGGGCTTCCATTGGTAGTCCTCTCCGGGGCCGACCGCCCCGCCGAAACCTCGCCCCTGGCCGACAAAAAAATCGTTATTATCAAAGACAATCTGGAGTGCATTTCATGTGTAAAAAACAACTGCCCGCTTAACGGTAAGGCTTATATGCGTTGTATGGAAGATATCACAGTCGATGAAGTCTTTCAGGCAGTACGGAAACTTTGGCCAAATGAATGA